GTGGTATCCCTTGCGAAATAGGCATCGTAGAAGCTGCCCTCATATTCTTTTGTGGTGCCGAAATGCTCGGCAATAACCTCGGCGGCGCGGCTTCTGGTAAGCCCGGTCATTTCAATTTCGATTCCAAAATCCTGACCCTGTATCTCCATGTCATCACCGCCTTTACCACATCCTGTGCTGCTGGGTCAGGTCTTTTTCCTGAGACAGTCCCGCCAGCTCCGCTGCGGAATTGATGAAGCCGCACAGCCGCTCCCTGCGCCATGTGTCGATGAGATACCGTCCGCATTCCTCGTTGAGCGCATTGATTTTCAGTACCGTATCCCGCACACACTCAGAAACGGCGGCGGGATCGCCCTGTGCCAAGGTGAGAGCGTCGATGTAATCATCCAGAATCTGCCCCATGAGAGACACATCCTCCGGGGTGTAATGATAGCTCCCGGCATAGGGATCGGGGTATTCCTTACCGTCCATGCAGCGCCGAAGCTGCTCCAGAACAGCGGGGCGTTCGTCGCAGTCCGCTTTCTGGTACTTCTCCATAAAGGCTAAAAGATCCGCTTCCCGGTTGGGGGTGTAGCGGATGAAGGACAGCATATCTTCGAGGAGTCCTGATTTGTTTTCTTTCTGCTGCTGCAGTCTGTTCATGATTTTTTCTCCCTTCTTCATTATCTGCCGCCCGCCGTTCCGAACAATTTCTCCTTATACGCCGGAGCGTGAACCGCAAGGTTATACCGCTCAATACCGCATTTGTAAAGGCACACGCCGCGCTGGGGAAAGCGGATGAGGTTATATTCGGATTCCTCCAGCTGGAGGGAATCGATATAGAACCGCTTGTCGATGTTGCCTGCGTTAAACAGAAACGCATGAGATGGAATGGAAAACAGGGGCTTTGTCAGCTCCCGGATGTGCTCGATGTTGAAGTCCTCCAAGTTCTGCGACGAAAGAATCACCGCCGACTCCTTCTTGCGCACACGCTTCATAAAATTGCGGATATATTCGATGGCCGTCAGGTTGGTGAGGAACAGGTACAACTCGTCAATGGAGGCGGCGGTGTTGCCCTCGGTCAGCAACTTGTCGCTCATGAAGGAAAGCACATTAAATAGTAGGGCGTTTTTCACGTTTCGGCTGGCCTGCAAAAGTCCCTTAACGCCGAACACGATAAAGCGGTCGGAGGTCACGTTGGTGTGGCCGTTGAAAAATTGGCTTTCCGCACCCATGCACATGGAGTGGAGCCCCAGCAGGATTTCCTGCAGTAGCTCCGGCGGATAGAGCTGGTATTTGGTTTTGTCGTAGCCCTTGTACTCGGCTTCAATCAGGGCATACAGGTCGGACAAAATGGGGTAGTCCGTGGCGGCAAGGCTCCTGAAATCGGTGCGGTCACTGATGCCGAAGCTTTCGTACAGCTTACCCAGCATGATTTCAATGGCGTCAATATGCCGGTCGGAAAAATCCTTGTAGCACCGGAAGAAATCCTTGAGAAAGCTGATGTGCTGACTGAGCTTGGTGGACTGGCGGAATGCCTGGGGTGCGTCGGCGTCCTCCGGGCTGCCGCCTTCGTCCCACGTTTTCGGCTCCAGCGGGTTGATCCGGTACCGGCCCGACATAAGGTCAATGAAACAGCCGCCGAGGTTTTCGGCCAGCTCCACATATTCGTGTTCGGGGTCCAGGCAAAGAACAGACTTGCCCGATTCGAGGATGTTGCAGAGGATAAGCTTGAGAAGATAGCTCTTGCCTTGGCCGGAGTTGCCCAAAATCATCACATTGGCGTTTGTTTTATCATCGTCGCGCTTGTCAAAATCCGCAATGATATTGGAGCCGAATTTATCTCTGCCGAGGTAAAAGCCGTGAGGATCGGTCTTGCCGCTGTAGTTGAAGGGATACAAATTGGCCACAGAGCTTGCCGGGAGCACCCGTTCAAACTGGCTGGCGAACACATTCCATCCGGCAGGGCCCACGGCGAGAAAGCCCTCCCGCTGGCGCAGCATGAGCCGGTCCACATTGAGCTTGGAACGCACCAGCTCCGTGAGCACATCGGTTTGAAGGAGCTTTAGTCCATCAAGATCATGGGCGGTCAGCTCAAGAAACACAGCGCAGTGCAGGAGCGGCTCCCGGTTTCGGTGCATGGAGGATACCAGCGTGACCACATCCTGCAGATTACTTTCGGCGGTGACGGTCTGCTGGAGGTCGTTGGTGGAGCTCTTATCCATGCGGTTCTTGTTGGCGGCATTGTGGATGATCTTCCTTTCCTCTGCCGCCGTTACCTGACGGGTGTAGATGCGCAGGGTCACGCCGTCCTTTTCTCCAAGGTGACGTAGGATGGCCTGTTCCTCCGTGGCGGTGGGATATTCCCGCAACACCCATACGCAGCGGTAGGTGTTGCCGCAGAGGAAGTGGTCGGTGTTGAATTTGATGATGCCCGGTGCGATCATGTCAAGGAAATCCTTGATTTTCACATCCTCCTGTGGCGGGGATTGGGGCTTTCTTTTTCTTGCCATCGGCGTTTCTTCCTTTCTGTTTTTGATTTTGGATATAAGAAAAGCCGCCACGTTTGTGACGGCTTGCGGTAAATGGGTTCACTTTGATAAAGATGTGAGGTATAATAAGTATCATAAAAACACGTTTTAGATAAATGAAGTTTTAGACCCTATGGAGGAGAATATGATTGTTTGGAGGTAATTGATATAAACAATACTTTAATACAATTTGTTGATGATACACTATCAAATATTGGTATGCCGGTATTAGAGCATCCCATCTTCTATCATTGTCCTATAGGTTTACGGTTTGAGATATCAGAGCCTTGGGGCGATAATAAACATTTTGCTTACTTTGAAAATGCATATCAGAAAGCATTTCAAGTTTATAGTGATTTTCCAGCAGGCTTTGATATCCTGAGAATCGATGTACATCTTGATGCGGAAAAAAGCCGTGAGAAACAGCTCGCGGATAAACGTGAAAACTTGAATATTATTTGCAGCACAACAGGTTTGCCTTTGCCTGCAGATGAAAGGGAAATCTTGATTACCCATAATTCAATGAAAAATGAAACGGATTTTCTCTTGCAAGTGGAGTGCTATTGGAACCTAAAAGACATTTCATTTGATATAAAGTCTTTACTGATGCAAATCATTCTTTCAGACTTCCCATCACAGGGCGGCGGAAATTCACAGTTTGAAAGTTCCGTATTTCTATTTGATACCGATCAAAATATATTGTTTCACTTATATGATGACCGTGGTCTTGACCTTGTTGCAAAGGAAAAAAGCACACTTTATCCGTTCTATGAAAAATATAAACACTGGATAATGGATTATGATAAGAAACAGATAGAGAGCATGTTTAAGAAGTGAAAAACAGGAAGCCAAGATTAAAAGTATTGGCTTCCTGTTTTATTTGCTCACTCATTCAAAATAACCCAACGTTCCCCATCGTAATCCTCGTACACCTCGGTGGTGACATTCTGCTCATAATAGACACCCAGCAGGCGCTTGATGTCCGATTCATCCGCCTTGCGTACCGTGAAGCCCTGATCCTTGAGGCTCTTTTCGATACGGGAAAGGTAAGGCTGAACATCGCTTTCCTTTTCATTTTTCAGCCGGATGATGATTAAGAATTCCCTTGCCGTCGCCATCTGCACCTGCATACGGTCAAGGGCGGTCTGATCCTGCATAAGCAGCTTTCGGATGACGGGGTTCTGCTCGGCGTCCATTCTGGCTTTCAGGTAGCTTTTGTTGTCCTCAAAGTTTTCGCGGCTGTTTAAGCACAGCATTTCGATATCCGAGATGCCCTTGAGCACATTCATTAGGGCATAAATCCTTGCCCCGATGCTGGAATCGGACAAAACACTGATATTCGTAGGCTTAATCATAAAAAATACCAGCTCGCCGTGGGGAGTCACAAGGCTGTGATCCGTGATACCCTCAATGCCCATGAGCTGGCGGGTGGAGGCTTTTTCTCTGGCTTCCTGTTTCTTTTCTCGGTTCATATTCACGGCCTCCATTCATAGGTCTGCTGCTTTCCGAAAAAGAAAGCGGCGGAGTAGCGGATAAAATCAAGGATGCTCACATCCTCGAAGCGGATGGATA
The window above is part of the Novisyntrophococcus fermenticellae genome. Proteins encoded here:
- a CDS encoding VirB4 family type IV secretion system protein; this encodes MARKRKPQSPPQEDVKIKDFLDMIAPGIIKFNTDHFLCGNTYRCVWVLREYPTATEEQAILRHLGEKDGVTLRIYTRQVTAAEERKIIHNAANKNRMDKSSTNDLQQTVTAESNLQDVVTLVSSMHRNREPLLHCAVFLELTAHDLDGLKLLQTDVLTELVRSKLNVDRLMLRQREGFLAVGPAGWNVFASQFERVLPASSVANLYPFNYSGKTDPHGFYLGRDKFGSNIIADFDKRDDDKTNANVMILGNSGQGKSYLLKLILCNILESGKSVLCLDPEHEYVELAENLGGCFIDLMSGRYRINPLEPKTWDEGGSPEDADAPQAFRQSTKLSQHISFLKDFFRCYKDFSDRHIDAIEIMLGKLYESFGISDRTDFRSLAATDYPILSDLYALIEAEYKGYDKTKYQLYPPELLQEILLGLHSMCMGAESQFFNGHTNVTSDRFIVFGVKGLLQASRNVKNALLFNVLSFMSDKLLTEGNTAASIDELYLFLTNLTAIEYIRNFMKRVRKKESAVILSSQNLEDFNIEHIRELTKPLFSIPSHAFLFNAGNIDKRFYIDSLQLEESEYNLIRFPQRGVCLYKCGIERYNLAVHAPAYKEKLFGTAGGR
- a CDS encoding DUF3885 domain-containing protein, with the protein product MEVIDINNTLIQFVDDTLSNIGMPVLEHPIFYHCPIGLRFEISEPWGDNKHFAYFENAYQKAFQVYSDFPAGFDILRIDVHLDAEKSREKQLADKRENLNIICSTTGLPLPADEREILITHNSMKNETDFLLQVECYWNLKDISFDIKSLLMQIILSDFPSQGGGNSQFESSVFLFDTDQNILFHLYDDRGLDLVAKEKSTLYPFYEKYKHWIMDYDKKQIESMFKK